The uncultured Desulfuromonas sp. genome contains the following window.
TTAACAGCGCAGGCCGAAAATGCGATTTCCGCCTTACTCACAACATCAAGGACTTGAAAAATAGCCCTCGATTAGGATAAACAACTCACCGTTTTCGATGTCAGAATTTTTCACCAAATTTCATCCGTCGTTGTGTTAACCGACCATCCGCTTGCCCATATACGCACCACCGCGCACGTCGCTCCCCACATACTCTTCAACAACCGTCAGTCCGGCATCGGTCATGGCACTGAGGTAGTCCTGGCGAGAAAACAGGCCGATCTCCACCGATTGTTGATGATACGTCACATCCGTGCCTTGGCCGATCAAGTGGTGAAAGGTCACTTCCACGACATCCGGCTCTTTGAGGCGCACCTGCTCCATGCGCGAAATCTTCAAGTCCGGCTCATCCACGGCGTCGACGACAAGACACTCCTGAAAATCCTCCTTGGTACTCCAGGGCGTGATCAGCGCGATACCGTTGGGGCGCAGTTGTGCGGCAACCCGCTGCATGGACGCGCGCAAATTGGCGACGGTTTTAACGAAGCCGATGGAACCATACAGGCAGATCATGGCGTCAAAGTCTGCCTTCACATCAAAATCAACCAAATTGCCGCAGTGAAAAGGGAGGTTGGGGAATTTGTTTTCCGCCATCGCCAGCATGTCTTCGCTCAGGTCCAATCCGCTCACCCGGTACTCGTCGGTGAAGTAGGGGATATGTCCGCCGGTTCCACAGGCCAGAATCAGCAGGTCCGACTGCGGGGCAATGCCATGTTTGCTCAGCAGTTCCTTTACTTTGGCCGCTTCCGGTGCATATTCTTCATCCTTGACATACAGATCGTCATAGTAGGTGGAGATGGTTTCAAAATCAGAGTACATGGCTGAACCTCCGTTGGGCATTGAAACGAAAAGTGCGCTGGGCCTGCCGCCGCACTCTCTGTGCACACAGAAAAAAACAGGCTGTTTTCTCTATAGTTATCGGCATAATGGCCGCCGCCTATAAAGAATTCTATTTCACTGTCGATAAGTCGGATAGGGAACCGCTATCGAACCATTAAGAGATTCGCTTTTCAAGGCAAATGTCATCATTGATTTCTGAACTTCTGTGGAGACCGGCGTATGAATGTCACGACAGCTACATCCGCACAAAATGTTTCATCCACCTACAACCGTCAGCAAAAAACGTCGACTGAATCGGCCGCAACAACCACAACTCAGGGCGATTCCGTCACCATTTCCGATGAAGCAAGAGCAAAATCGATCGAGCAGGGTCCCCACTCGCTTGAGGACTACCGCCTGCCGGATTGGTATGCGGATATGCTGCCGCTAACAAAGACAATCGATTTAAGTCAGCAACAGATTGGCACACCTTATCGTGAGACGCAGGCTTATGCGTTTTCGCAACTCTCCCAGCAAGATCAGCAGAGCATTCATGACTACAGTGGTAAGCTGTCGACCTTCTTCCATGATGAAGTGGCCCGTTTGACGGAAGACGGTTCTGCGGATTATGTCCAGATTCGCGATTCTGAAGAATTGCAGCAGGCCGTGATGGCACGTTTTGAATCAGACTCGAGTGCCAATGCGTTGTTGGAGCGGATGCAAGAACTGGGGCAGATCACCTTATAACACGTACCAGCCCTGTTTTTTCAGCCCCCTGATCAAAAAACGTTTTCATCATTTCTGAAGATGAAGGAAGAGTATCATGTCCATTTCCGCGATAAACGCCACCTCCGCTCTCTCATCCACGACGGCTTCGCAAAAGGCCGATAAATCTGCCGATGATTTTCAAACGGTCTTGGAGAAAATAGTCAACGGGCAGCAAAACACAGCCTCTTCGACAGGCCACACCGTTAACACCCAGGCTGATGTGGCAAGGGCAGACGAAGCATTCACTGCCTTTATGGCCCCAATTGAGCAACGCTCGACCGTCACCATCGACGGCATAAGCGTGATCACATCAGGCCATAGCCTCGACCGCAGGGATGGCGTGTCGCTTTTGGAAACCGTTTCCGAGTCGGAAAGCCAAGACTTTTTCTCGCAACTGGCCGCCTGTGCCGAAACACATGAATCGGAGAGTAACGCCGCCGTCGATGGCGCAGCATCGGTGCAAAATGTTCCGGGCATGACGGTCATTGAATCCATCGCTCTTGGACCTCTACCAGATGGTGTCAACTTCACCTATATGGATATCGATCTCTTCAGGCCCGCCGGGCGATGGGCGGAAGGCCCCTTGCTGCTGCAAACCGACAATGAGAGTCAAGATCCGTATTATCGCCGAAGAACCGAGGAATACATGGAGGTCGTTGGCGTCGAGCGCCAACTCAAAGAGTCCTACGGTGATGACGTCAAGCTTGTCTATAGCCATACCGATGACGGCTACATCATGCTCACACCGGACGATGCCCGCTATAATGAGATGCACAGTGCTGAGGCTGGTGTTCAAACCATTATCAACGAAATAAACAGAGGCTTTATCAACAAGGATGCCGTGGCGGATATCCTTGCTGACTATGGCTATGTGGTGTAGTGCCGCATTGCGGCACGATCCATCACTTTAAACCCACCACACAAAAAGTCAGTTCGTCGTCCCCAGATAAACAACGTAGTCGGTCAGGTTGTCCAGCTCTTCAGCGGTAAAAACCGTGTCAAACGCAGGCATGCCATCAGGCCGTCCCTGCAGAATCGACTGGCGAATTGCGTCAGGCGTGTTGCCGTAACGAAAATCAGGTCCCTGAAGAGAAGGACCGCCCCGCGAACCCAGACCATTTCCCCGCGCACCATGACAGGACGCACAGTTTTTATCAAACAGTTGACTCCCTAAGCGCAAGGCCTTCTGTTCCGCAGTCAGTTCTCTATCCTGCTGTTGGCAGCCCATGAGCAGACTGACGAGCATGATCAGTCCCAAAGCGATGATTTCTGTTCCGGTAATGGGCAGACGTTCCACGATGGTCACCTCCTGTTATGAGTACGCATCTGACGAAATGATATTTCCGCGCTGTCAGCGTCTAACAGGATAACAAATTGTTGTCATTTCAAAAGGGGTGGGGCAGTGGTGGTTGTTTCGATGGTTACGGAACTTTCCGGTGGCGATATCGTTGTTGAGAATGGCTAATGA
Protein-coding sequences here:
- a CDS encoding methyltransferase domain-containing protein — translated: MYSDFETISTYYDDLYVKDEEYAPEAAKVKELLSKHGIAPQSDLLILACGTGGHIPYFTDEYRVSGLDLSEDMLAMAENKFPNLPFHCGNLVDFDVKADFDAMICLYGSIGFVKTVANLRASMQRVAAQLRPNGIALITPWSTKEDFQECLVVDAVDEPDLKISRMEQVRLKEPDVVEVTFHHLIGQGTDVTYHQQSVEIGLFSRQDYLSAMTDAGLTVVEEYVGSDVRGGAYMGKRMVG
- a CDS encoding cytochrome c; protein product: MERLPITGTEIIALGLIMLVSLLMGCQQQDRELTAEQKALRLGSQLFDKNCASCHGARGNGLGSRGGPSLQGPDFRYGNTPDAIRQSILQGRPDGMPAFDTVFTAEELDNLTDYVVYLGTTN